In Sphingomonas sp. SUN019, the genomic window GCCGCCGAGAAACAAGGCGAGCGTGGCGACCGCGATCATCGCGACGCTGGCCAGCATCCGCAGGCGCAGGTTGGACGCGGTGCGCAGCTTTGCGTCGGGAGTGATCCTCACAAGCCACCGAAGCGGCGCTGGCGCTGCGCGAACGCCGCGACCGCATCGGCCAGCGCCGCGCCGTCGAAATCGGGCCACAGCGCATCGACGAACAGCAGTTCGGCATACGCCGCCTGCCACAACAGGAAGTTCGACAGCCGGTGTTCGCCCGAGGTGCGGATCAGCAGGTCGAGCGGGGGCAGATCGCGCGTTTCGAGTTCGGCTTCGATCGCCTGCGCGGTGATCTGACCGGGGTCGATCTGCCCCTCCTTCACGCGCTCGGCGAGCGTCTGCGCGGCGCGGACGAGCTCGGCCTGCGCACCGTAATTGAGCGCGATCGCCAGGATCGGGCCGGTGTTGGCGGCGGTGCGGCCGACCGCGTCCTCGACCAGCTTCACCACGTCGGCGGGAAAGCGGCGGAAGTCGCCGATCACGCGCAGCCGGACGTTTTCGCGCACCAGTTCGGCCAGGTCGCTGCGGATGAACAGCCGCAGCAGGCCCATCAGGTCGCCGATTTCCTCTTCGGGGCGCCGCCAGTTCTCGGACGAGAAGGCGTAGAGCGTCAGCGCCTCGATTCCCAGCGCGCGGGCCGCGCGGGTGACGTTGCGCACCGCCTCCACGCCGGCCTTGTGCCCGGCGACGCGCGGCAGCAGGCGCTTCTTCGCCCAGCGCCCGTTGCCGTCCATGATGATTGCGACGTGACGCGGGATCGCTGCGCCAGCGACGTCGGGAGATAAGACGGGCGCGGTACTCATCAGGCGTTCGCCAAATCCGGGGAAAGCGACAAAACCGTCACTTGCCGAGAATTTCCTTTTCCTTCGCGGTCGCGACCGAATCGATGTCGGCGATGGTCGCGTCGGTCAGTTTCTGGACCTCGGTTTCGTGACGCTTGCGATCGTCTTCGCTGAACACGCCCTTCTTCTCGTCGGTCTTCAGATTGTCCATGCCGTCGCGGCGGACGTTGCGGACCGCGATCTTGGCCTTTTCGGAATAAGAGCCGGCGAGCTTCGCCAGTTCCTTGCGGCGCTCCTCGGTCAAATCGGGGATCGGCAGGCGCAGCGTCGTGCCGTCGTTGATCGGGTTGAGGCCGAGCCCCGCCGAACGGATCGCCTTTTCGACCGCGCCGACGTTCTGCTTGTCCCACACCTGCACCGACAGCATCCGCGGTTCAGGGACCGAAACGGTCGCGACCTGATTGAGCGGCATGTGCGCGCCGTACACCTCGACCGTCACCGGCTCCAGCAAGGTCGTCGAGGCGCGCCCGGTGCGCAGGCCGCCCAGATCGTGGGTCAACGAATCGACCGCGCCCTTCATGCGGCGTTCCAGATCGGCCTTGTCATAGGCGGCCATCAGACGTTCTCCTGTTGATGCTGTACGACCGTCGAGACGCCCTCTCCGCGTAGCACGTCGGCGAAATTGCCGTGTTCGCGGATGTTGAAGACGACGATCGGGATATTGTTGTCGCGGCAAAGCGCGACGGCGCTCGCGTCCATGACCTTCAGGTCCTGCGCGAGAACTTCGCCGTAGCTGACCGTATCATACCGCTTTGCGGTCGGCACTTTCTTTGGGTCGGCATCATACACGCCGTCGACCGAGGTGCCCTTGAACAAGGCATGGCATTTCATTTCGGCCGCACGCAGCGCGGCGCCGCTGTCCGTCGTGAAATAAGGTTCCCCGACGCCCGCGGCGAAGATCACGACGCGGCCCTTTTCCAGATGGCGTTCGGCGCGGCGGCGGATGACCGGCTCGCACACCTTGTCCATCGAAATGGCTGATTGCACGCGCGTATCGACGCCGATCTGTTCGAGCGCATTCTGCACCGCGAGCGCGTTCATGACGGTCGCGAGCATCCCCATGTAATCGGCGGTAGCGCGCTCAAAGCCCTTCGCCGCGGCGGCCAGACCGCGGAAGATGTTCCCGCCGCCGACGACGATGCAAAGCTCGTAGCCTTGCGCCTTCACGTCGGCGATTTCCTCCGCGACGCGGGCGGTCACCGCCGGGTCGATCGCAAGCCCCCCCTCTCCCATCAGGACTTCGCCCGAGAGTTTCAGGAGGATGCGTTTGTACTGGGGGGTGGTCACATGGTTTCCGGTGCGTCGGGGAACGGGCGGCGCGGACATTAGGCGGGGTGCGGGGCGCGGGCAACCTTTCCGCGGGATATGGTGCCCAGCCCTTAAAATCCTCCCCGGTACGGGGAGGTGGCAGCCGAAGGCTGACGGAGGGGCAGCCCCGCAGTGCTGCACTTGGGGCTGCCCCTCCACCACCGGCTAAGGAGCCGACGGTCCCCCTCCCCGTGCCGGGGAGGATTTTGGTTAGTTCACCGGTGCTGGCTGCTGCGGCACGCCCGAGGCGGCGGCGACTTCGGCCGCGAAGTCCGACGCCTCTTTCTCGATGCCTTCGCCGAGCTGGAAGCGGACGTAGTCGACCAGCTTGATCTCCGCGCCCGCGTCCTTGCCGGCCTTCGCCACGACGTCGCTGATCTTGGTCTTGCCGTCCATCACGAAAAGCTGGCTGACCAGCGCATGCTCCTTGCGGTACTTCGCGATCGCGCCGTCGACCATTTTGGCGACGATGTCGGCGGGCTTGCCGCTCTCGCCGGCCTTTTCGGCGGCGATCGCGCGCTCGCGCTCGATCAGGTCGGCGTCAAGATCTTCCTCGTTCAGCGCCATCGGGAACGCGGCGGCGATGTGCATCGCGAGCTGCTTGCCGAGCGCCTGCAGCGCATCGTTCGACGCGGCTGATTCGAGTGCGACCAACACGCCGATCTTGCCTAGGCCAGCCGACTGCTGATTGTGCACATAGGCGACGACCGCGCCCTGCGACACTTCGAGCCGCTTCACACGGCGGATCGACTGATTCTCACCGATCGTCGCGACGTTGGTGGTCAGCGTGTCCTCGGCGGTCTTGCCGTTCGGCAGTGTCGCGGCCTTGATCGCGTCGACATCGCCCGCGCCGTCCAGCGCCACCTGAGTCACGTCGCGGACGAACTGCTGGAACTGGTCGTTCTTCGCGACGAAATCGGTTTCCGAGTTGACCTCGACCGCGGCACCCTTCGTGCCGGAAACCGCAACGCCGACCAGACCTTCGGCCGCGGTGCGGCTCGACTTCTTGGCGGCGGCGGCCAGGCCCTTGGTGCGTAGCCAGTCCATCGCGGCGTCCATGTCGCCCGCGGTCTCGTTCAGCGCCTTCTTGCAATCCATCATGCCCGCGCCGCTCTTCTCGCGCAGATCCTTGACCATCGCTGCCGTGATATCGGCCATGTCATTAGTCCTTTGATTGTATCGTTCAGATATGGGTGCGGGCGGGGCGGAGCCAAATCGCCCTGCCCCGCCCGCATGACATTTCAGCGACGAAATCAGGCGTCGATTTGGCGCTCACCCTCGACCGCCAGTTCGGCGGCGACTGCGGCGTCGGCGTTCGCGTCGCCGGTGCTCGCCTCTTCAGCAGCAGGGGCGGCAGCTGCCGGTGCGGCGGCGGGAGCCTCCGGCTCGGCGCTGATCGTCTCTTCGCGCGGCGGTTCGACCATCGCGCCGATGTCGCGACCGGACTTCGCCTGCTGCTCCTGACCGCCACGCGTCGCGGCAATCGCGATCGCCTCACAATACAGGCGGATGGCGCGGGCGGCGTCGTCGTTCGCGGGAACCGGGAAGGCGATGCCATCGGGCGAGACGTTCGAATCGAGGATCGCGACGACCGGGATGCCGAGCGTGTTGGCTTCCTTGATCGCCAGCTCTTCCTTGTTCGCGTCGATCACAAACATGACGTCGGGCACGCCGCCCATGTCGCGAATGCCGCCGAGCGACATTTCGAGCTTTTCCTTCTTGCGCGTCAGGTTGAGCACTTCCTTCTTGGTCAGGCCGTGCGTGTCGCCCGACAGCTGCTCCTCAAGCGTTTTGAGCTGGCTGATCGACTTGGAGATCGTCTTCCAGTTGGTGAGCATGCCGCCCAGCCAGCGGTGGTTGACGAAATGCTGGTTCGAACGGCGCGCGGCGTCCGCGATCGGCTCCTGCGCCTGGCGCTTGGTGCCGACGAACAGAACCTTGCCGCCACCGGCGACGGTCGAACTGACGAACTCGAGCGCGCGCGCGAAAAGCGGCAC contains:
- the tsf gene encoding translation elongation factor Ts translates to MADITAAMVKDLREKSGAGMMDCKKALNETAGDMDAAMDWLRTKGLAAAAKKSSRTAAEGLVGVAVSGTKGAAVEVNSETDFVAKNDQFQQFVRDVTQVALDGAGDVDAIKAATLPNGKTAEDTLTTNVATIGENQSIRRVKRLEVSQGAVVAYVHNQQSAGLGKIGVLVALESAASNDALQALGKQLAMHIAAAFPMALNEEDLDADLIERERAIAAEKAGESGKPADIVAKMVDGAIAKYRKEHALVSQLFVMDGKTKISDVVAKAGKDAGAEIKLVDYVRFQLGEGIEKEASDFAAEVAAASGVPQQPAPVN
- the frr gene encoding ribosome recycling factor, whose amino-acid sequence is MAAYDKADLERRMKGAVDSLTHDLGGLRTGRASTTLLEPVTVEVYGAHMPLNQVATVSVPEPRMLSVQVWDKQNVGAVEKAIRSAGLGLNPINDGTTLRLPIPDLTEERRKELAKLAGSYSEKAKIAVRNVRRDGMDNLKTDEKKGVFSEDDRKRHETEVQKLTDATIADIDSVATAKEKEILGK
- the rpsB gene encoding 30S ribosomal protein S2, translated to MAAPVVSMQQLIETGAHFGHQTHRWNPKMKPYLFGDRNGVHIIDLSQTVPLFARALEFVSSTVAGGGKVLFVGTKRQAQEPIADAARRSNQHFVNHRWLGGMLTNWKTISKSISQLKTLEEQLSGDTHGLTKKEVLNLTRKKEKLEMSLGGIRDMGGVPDVMFVIDANKEELAIKEANTLGIPVVAILDSNVSPDGIAFPVPANDDAARAIRLYCEAIAIAATRGGQEQQAKSGRDIGAMVEPPREETISAEPEAPAAAPAAAAPAAEEASTGDANADAAVAAELAVEGERQIDA
- the pyrH gene encoding UMP kinase gives rise to the protein MGEGGLAIDPAVTARVAEEIADVKAQGYELCIVVGGGNIFRGLAAAAKGFERATADYMGMLATVMNALAVQNALEQIGVDTRVQSAISMDKVCEPVIRRRAERHLEKGRVVIFAAGVGEPYFTTDSGAALRAAEMKCHALFKGTSVDGVYDADPKKVPTAKRYDTVSYGEVLAQDLKVMDASAVALCRDNNIPIVVFNIREHGNFADVLRGEGVSTVVQHQQENV
- a CDS encoding isoprenyl transferase; this encodes MSTAPVLSPDVAGAAIPRHVAIIMDGNGRWAKKRLLPRVAGHKAGVEAVRNVTRAARALGIEALTLYAFSSENWRRPEEEIGDLMGLLRLFIRSDLAELVRENVRLRVIGDFRRFPADVVKLVEDAVGRTAANTGPILAIALNYGAQAELVRAAQTLAERVKEGQIDPGQITAQAIEAELETRDLPPLDLLIRTSGEHRLSNFLLWQAAYAELLFVDALWPDFDGAALADAVAAFAQRQRRFGGL